One segment of Alistipes sp. ZOR0009 DNA contains the following:
- a CDS encoding penicillin-binding protein 1A — MSKNKELRHKFLIWFWGIFLAPVALLVLIFTLIGLGAFGPLPTFEQLENPSSNLATEIIADDGQLLGTFYVQNRSFVSYDEISPNLVGALISTEDIRFYKHSGIDFRGLSRVFVKTIIMGDESAGGGSTVSQQLAKQLFPRDTSIHSGILSKANLVITKFKEWITAVKLERNYTKEEILAMYFNMVPFGNNAWGVKTAAKIYFDKTPADLTVEESALLVGLLNAPSRYNPVRHNERATAKRNFVLDKMYSNDLLTREQYDSLAALPIKLKFSPMDNTGGIAPYFREMLRIILTAKKPDVDNYFDKDMYRQDSIRWETDPLYGWCNKNLKQDGTPYNLYKDGLKIYTTINAKMQKYAEEALKEHMANVVQKDFDAQQKRMNYRIYSSDINNEKVKQLLENAMKQTDRYRNLRNAGASQEQITKSFNTPTDMTIFSYKGDVDTVMTPMDSIKYYKRFLRASFVAIEPQTGNLKAWVGGVDFVNFKYDQVYQGKRQVGSTFKPFLYTLAMQEGMKPCDQAPNIPVTFDMGPGQEPWTPKNASAKYLEPYNGKMVTLKFGLANSINNISAYLMKQYSPQAVVDLAHKMGIKSVLDPVVSICLGPSDITLLEMVSAYGTFVNKGVHVDPIAVLRIEDKHGNTLASFAPQKNEAINDQTAYTMIEMLKGVVSKGTAAKLGYQYGIRGEVAGKTGTTNNNSDGWFIGITPKLVAGTWVGGEERSIHLTNRGEGAAVAMPVFANFLKKVFADPSLAVKPNLYFEKPSVMPDVSFDCANTPVQPEKEDDDGFF, encoded by the coding sequence ATGAGCAAAAATAAAGAGCTTAGGCATAAATTCCTGATTTGGTTTTGGGGTATATTCCTCGCCCCTGTAGCACTACTGGTGCTAATTTTCACCCTCATAGGGCTAGGAGCCTTTGGGCCTCTGCCCACTTTTGAGCAGCTAGAAAACCCCTCCAGCAATCTGGCAACAGAAATTATTGCGGACGATGGACAACTCTTAGGAACGTTTTACGTGCAAAATCGTTCATTTGTTAGCTACGACGAAATTTCGCCCAATCTTGTTGGAGCTCTAATCTCCACCGAAGATATTCGATTTTACAAGCACTCGGGCATCGACTTCCGAGGTCTAAGCCGCGTGTTTGTAAAAACCATAATAATGGGCGATGAAAGCGCAGGAGGAGGTAGTACCGTTAGCCAGCAGCTGGCTAAGCAGCTTTTCCCTCGCGATACATCAATCCATTCGGGAATATTGAGCAAGGCCAACCTCGTTATAACCAAGTTTAAGGAGTGGATTACCGCAGTAAAACTCGAACGCAACTACACCAAAGAGGAAATCTTAGCAATGTACTTTAATATGGTACCCTTTGGCAATAATGCCTGGGGCGTTAAAACCGCTGCCAAGATCTACTTCGACAAAACTCCTGCCGACTTAACTGTCGAGGAATCGGCGTTACTGGTTGGATTGCTAAATGCACCAAGCCGGTACAATCCCGTACGGCATAATGAAAGGGCAACCGCCAAGCGCAACTTCGTGCTAGATAAAATGTACAGCAATGACCTGCTTACCCGAGAGCAGTACGACTCGCTAGCCGCGCTTCCTATAAAGCTTAAATTTAGTCCAATGGATAACACGGGTGGCATCGCACCATACTTCCGCGAAATGCTCCGTATTATCCTTACCGCCAAAAAACCAGATGTAGACAACTACTTTGACAAGGATATGTACCGCCAAGACTCCATCAGATGGGAAACAGACCCTCTGTATGGCTGGTGCAACAAAAATCTAAAGCAAGATGGTACGCCCTACAACCTATACAAAGATGGCCTAAAGATTTACACTACAATTAATGCCAAAATGCAAAAGTATGCCGAAGAGGCACTCAAGGAGCATATGGCCAATGTAGTTCAAAAAGATTTTGATGCGCAGCAAAAACGCATGAACTACCGCATTTACTCCAGCGACATTAACAATGAAAAAGTGAAGCAGCTGCTCGAAAATGCGATGAAGCAAACCGACCGCTACCGTAACCTACGTAATGCCGGAGCATCGCAGGAGCAGATAACCAAAAGCTTCAACACACCCACCGATATGACCATATTCAGCTACAAAGGGGATGTGGATACGGTTATGACACCTATGGACTCTATCAAATACTACAAGCGATTCCTTCGTGCAAGCTTCGTAGCCATAGAGCCTCAAACCGGAAATCTAAAAGCGTGGGTTGGAGGTGTCGATTTTGTAAACTTCAAGTACGATCAGGTTTACCAAGGAAAGCGTCAGGTTGGTTCGACATTTAAACCATTCCTGTATACGCTTGCCATGCAGGAGGGCATGAAACCCTGCGATCAGGCACCAAACATTCCTGTGACCTTTGACATGGGACCAGGACAGGAGCCTTGGACCCCTAAAAACGCAAGTGCAAAATACTTGGAGCCCTATAATGGAAAAATGGTAACCCTTAAGTTTGGATTGGCCAACTCCATAAACAACATCTCGGCCTACCTAATGAAGCAGTACTCGCCACAGGCCGTCGTTGATTTGGCGCATAAGATGGGTATCAAAAGCGTATTAGATCCTGTTGTATCAATCTGCCTTGGCCCATCAGACATTACGCTGCTAGAAATGGTTAGCGCCTACGGAACATTTGTAAATAAAGGGGTACACGTAGATCCTATAGCCGTTCTTCGAATAGAGGATAAGCACGGAAACACGCTGGCCTCGTTTGCTCCTCAAAAGAACGAAGCAATAAACGATCAAACGGCCTACACCATGATCGAAATGCTAAAGGGTGTTGTTTCGAAAGGAACCGCCGCTAAGTTGGGCTACCAGTACGGTATTAGGGGCGAAGTTGCTGGAAAGACAGGAACAACGAACAACAACTCCGACGGCTGGTTTATTGGAATAACTCCAAAATTGGTAGCAGGAACATGGGTTGGTGGCGAAGAGCGCTCCATCCACCTTACCAACCGAGGCGAGGGTGCGGCCGTGGCCATGCCCGTATTTGCAAACTTCCTAAAGAAGGTTTTTGCCGATCCGTCGCTAGCCGTAAAGCCAAACCTCTACTTCGAAAAACCATCAGTAATGCCAGATGTGTCGTTCGATTGTGCCAACACACCAGTACAACCCGAGAAAGAAGACGACGATGGCTTCTTTTAG
- a CDS encoding zincin-like metallopeptidase domain-containing protein, giving the protein MRNAKDRGAHKNDFGLGSGAVIRSLCASKDQDPVGLDGWKDDKEKFKLDLLNDIKTFLFGRWEKPWRPGLIFDNEGNVIAGFRNIHGRVFKESGNVMGLERNKGVSPFFATLAYVEKENGKILNKEKTTSILSYIPITKDGLPKEKPDYMLPKFHRVINVDFVEGIKKPSFKQVEFKDLELNVYVENFIKSLSDLKRIPTLHYDQSDRAYYSHSRLSWTGDSIHLAPIRQFKNIEGYYSTLFHEITHSTMNPNRCGRGKNGNTIKLDYANEELVAEMGAMIICSELGLEYNRQNSLTYLKGWLKKAGNDPDTAMIEAYSYACDAAEYLMKDIDFEKLVPKSLQERAKKEASDLSNKQRPNEEEKQEENKGKHNLKSKESDQLSLFGTGEKTNFYTAIKQYFAGSFKGNLIEIAFPKKFLLDNDFPNELIAVRSGTLASKIKKHNLDFNHLKHLPTWINSPLMLFKSATVTGAFNIIIERENHEGLLCCSVHPDKKINRMLINEIASIHGRNIMQLVRWVEDGLLMAVQIEKTEKILSDSGFDSPKSKHLLGLLSASIHQKSEIKQEKSQKNTDLDTKALFGFTSLNKPRKKIKTHRLNGHLGEFLGEFDRNQYTIALRGDKGAGKSRLLYQLVNSFASKLYNCAIISAEMSPESLIVQRYIDQYVKPANLKRINITGEKQTFDSLNRICKIFDVVALDSWTKMEGLTQFDLDRLQKENPQTIIVSIFQSTTGKVARGGNMVEYDCGTVIHVHEGGKAICEKNRYAPTDKTYNVFTQKFDIEEEVNG; this is encoded by the coding sequence GTGAGAAACGCAAAAGATAGAGGCGCTCATAAAAACGATTTTGGACTGGGCTCAGGGGCTGTCATTCGTTCACTTTGTGCCTCAAAAGACCAAGACCCAGTAGGGCTAGACGGATGGAAGGACGACAAGGAGAAATTCAAGCTCGATTTGCTAAACGATATCAAAACATTTCTCTTTGGCCGCTGGGAGAAGCCTTGGAGACCAGGATTGATTTTCGATAACGAAGGGAATGTAATTGCAGGATTCAGAAACATTCACGGTAGAGTTTTTAAAGAGAGTGGCAATGTTATGGGGCTAGAACGAAACAAAGGTGTTTCTCCATTCTTTGCAACTTTAGCATACGTAGAAAAGGAAAATGGAAAGATTCTGAATAAGGAAAAAACAACCTCGATCCTGTCTTATATTCCAATCACAAAAGATGGGCTTCCAAAGGAGAAACCAGACTACATGCTGCCAAAATTCCATCGTGTTATCAATGTGGATTTTGTAGAAGGTATAAAAAAACCATCATTTAAACAGGTTGAATTTAAGGATTTAGAATTAAACGTATATGTAGAAAACTTTATAAAGAGTCTTTCCGACCTTAAGCGAATTCCGACGCTACACTATGACCAATCAGATCGTGCCTACTACTCTCACTCACGGTTAAGTTGGACTGGTGATAGCATTCACCTCGCCCCAATTCGTCAATTCAAAAACATTGAAGGGTACTACTCTACTCTTTTCCATGAAATCACGCACAGCACGATGAATCCAAATCGGTGCGGACGTGGAAAAAACGGCAATACTATCAAACTTGACTACGCCAACGAAGAGCTGGTTGCTGAAATGGGAGCTATGATTATTTGCAGTGAATTAGGCTTGGAATACAACCGCCAAAATTCCCTAACCTACCTAAAAGGCTGGCTAAAAAAGGCAGGTAACGACCCAGACACCGCAATGATTGAGGCTTACTCCTATGCTTGTGATGCCGCTGAATACCTGATGAAGGATATTGATTTTGAAAAGTTGGTGCCAAAATCCCTTCAGGAAAGGGCAAAAAAAGAAGCCTCCGATTTGTCAAACAAACAACGGCCAAACGAGGAAGAAAAACAAGAAGAGAACAAAGGAAAACACAATCTCAAATCTAAAGAATCAGACCAGCTCTCACTATTCGGAACAGGAGAGAAGACGAACTTCTACACAGCGATCAAACAATACTTTGCAGGATCATTCAAGGGAAATCTAATTGAAATTGCTTTCCCAAAAAAATTCCTGCTCGATAACGATTTTCCCAATGAATTAATTGCAGTTCGAAGCGGAACCCTTGCTTCGAAAATAAAAAAGCACAACCTCGATTTCAATCACTTGAAACATCTGCCAACCTGGATCAATAGCCCACTAATGCTTTTTAAATCTGCAACAGTTACAGGGGCATTCAATATTATTATTGAGAGGGAAAATCACGAAGGCTTACTCTGCTGTTCAGTCCATCCAGACAAGAAAATAAACCGAATGCTAATAAACGAAATTGCGAGTATTCACGGGAGGAACATAATGCAGCTTGTAAGATGGGTAGAAGATGGCCTTTTAATGGCCGTACAAATAGAAAAAACCGAGAAGATACTCAGTGACTCAGGGTTCGATTCCCCGAAGTCTAAACATCTACTCGGTTTACTTTCTGCAAGTATACATCAAAAAAGCGAAATTAAACAAGAAAAATCACAAAAAAACACGGATTTAGACACTAAAGCATTGTTCGGATTTACGAGCTTAAACAAGCCTAGGAAAAAGATTAAAACTCATCGGCTAAACGGTCATTTGGGAGAGTTCCTAGGAGAGTTCGACCGCAATCAGTACACCATCGCACTACGAGGTGACAAAGGAGCTGGAAAGAGCCGCTTACTTTACCAACTTGTGAACAGCTTTGCATCCAAGTTATACAATTGCGCAATTATATCGGCTGAAATGTCTCCAGAATCACTGATTGTTCAACGATACATCGATCAATACGTGAAACCCGCCAACCTTAAGCGAATAAATATAACTGGCGAAAAACAAACCTTTGATTCACTTAACCGAATATGTAAGATATTTGACGTTGTTGCGCTCGACTCCTGGACCAAAATGGAAGGATTAACCCAGTTCGACTTAGACCGCTTGCAGAAGGAAAACCCTCAAACAATTATAGTGTCAATTTTTCAGTCGACAACGGGAAAAGTGGCGAGAGGTGGCAACATGGTTGAGTATGATTGCGGAACTGTTATTCACGTACATGAAGGAGGCAAAGCCATTTGCGAAAAAAATCGCTACGCCCCAACAGATAAAACTTACAACGTTTTTACACAAAAATTTGACATCGAAGAGGAAGTAAATGGATAG
- a CDS encoding tyrosine-type recombinase/integrase: MLHADFRVRLQARKCTDKCTVVIYLKLTKGVSYRLLTTGVHCLKSEFNSKKQIISNPTLNQQVQLQVNEAIAVCNLLVLQKKTFALDDIVRILRPVADVYTFSDAVEDYLQHKSKKIKASSFAVIQSSLRTFIRKLEVRNSDIGAMSVRLLEDKLNKICHTFANNTLRGRLIMLNAALEKALRAGKIEKNPMSYISYEDYKNEAEFRVKNIPSIVDILNCNKASNVLLQDAAKFQSSTALSYSDMILLDESDFLQVDDMYLISSKRKKTGKSFLIPIDIATKALFDKHKGFSELKYRRYYDYLKDTYNVGTHALRHAKAQELLCRGLPIEALARVLGHSSTQMTLKYAPLHLRGFTSGEMELFKKDVK; the protein is encoded by the coding sequence ATGCTACATGCTGATTTTCGTGTAAGGCTACAAGCACGAAAATGTACAGATAAGTGTACAGTTGTAATATACCTAAAGCTCACGAAAGGAGTTAGTTACAGGTTGTTAACTACGGGGGTGCATTGCCTAAAGAGCGAGTTTAATAGCAAGAAGCAAATTATTTCGAATCCTACATTAAATCAACAAGTTCAGCTACAGGTTAACGAGGCAATTGCTGTTTGCAATTTGCTTGTACTTCAAAAAAAAACATTTGCGCTCGACGACATTGTTCGAATCTTAAGACCTGTAGCAGATGTTTATACGTTTTCTGATGCTGTTGAAGACTATCTTCAGCATAAATCAAAAAAAATCAAAGCATCGTCTTTTGCCGTAATTCAATCCTCGCTACGCACATTTATTCGCAAGTTGGAGGTAAGGAATAGCGATATAGGTGCAATGTCTGTTAGGCTGTTGGAGGACAAATTGAATAAAATTTGTCACACGTTTGCTAATAACACGCTTCGAGGGAGATTGATAATGCTCAATGCAGCCTTGGAAAAGGCGCTACGGGCGGGCAAGATTGAAAAAAATCCAATGTCCTACATCTCTTACGAGGATTATAAAAACGAGGCTGAATTTAGGGTGAAAAACATCCCATCGATTGTCGACATTTTAAATTGCAATAAGGCTAGTAACGTCTTATTGCAGGATGCTGCTAAATTTCAAAGTTCGACCGCCTTGTCATATTCGGACATGATCCTGTTGGATGAAAGTGATTTTTTGCAGGTTGATGACATGTATTTGATATCAAGTAAGCGTAAAAAGACAGGCAAGAGCTTTTTAATACCAATCGACATTGCGACTAAGGCGTTATTTGATAAGCATAAAGGTTTTTCAGAATTGAAGTATAGGCGTTATTACGATTACTTGAAAGATACTTACAACGTAGGGACGCACGCACTACGTCACGCGAAGGCACAGGAATTGCTATGTAGAGGGTTGCCAATTGAGGCTTTGGCGCGTGTTTTGGGGCATTCAAGCACTCAAATGACACTGAAGTACGCTCCGTTGCATTTGAGAGGCTTTACGAGTGGTGAAATGGAATTATTTAAAAAGGATGTAAAATAA
- a CDS encoding lipocalin family protein → MVKSVKVMVGVSVVLTSMVVLVGLLGIYQLNGPHNDMYVEGSSVVPADKALLVGSWVEPNPIDSSQVQGFTLNEDGTASSINMETLKYSKWWVEPGKLVLVSSSIGNGISFTDTTSCPIMRMGKGTLDIKYGNLKRSYRRRE, encoded by the coding sequence ATGGTTAAGTCGGTAAAAGTGATGGTGGGAGTAAGCGTAGTGCTTACCTCGATGGTTGTTCTGGTGGGGCTGCTTGGCATCTACCAGCTTAACGGACCGCACAACGATATGTACGTGGAGGGCTCGTCGGTTGTTCCGGCCGATAAGGCGCTTCTTGTTGGGAGCTGGGTGGAGCCCAACCCAATCGACTCGTCGCAGGTGCAGGGGTTTACGCTTAACGAGGATGGTACCGCCTCCTCCATCAACATGGAGACCTTAAAGTACTCGAAGTGGTGGGTAGAGCCTGGTAAACTGGTGCTGGTATCCTCCAGTATAGGGAATGGTATTAGCTTTACGGATACGACGTCGTGCCCTATTATGCGGATGGGCAAGGGGACGCTCGATATAAAGTACGGTAATCTGAAAAGATCGTACCGAAGAAGGGAGTAG
- a CDS encoding JAB domain-containing protein — MIGKIDKFFLKKETKKKEKQPRQKRKKSYHFKPEGVTLGSITPIKRLPEFKLRKTTGRGVKELKLKDGDQTYDLLKKLYPQDLAQEYFIVFFLSKSGEIIGYSKHSIGTTNSTSVDVKLITAQALKSLSEGVIVSHNHPSEVARPSEADRKITAKLRQALDLFNIVLVDHLIYTDRHGYYSFFEQGEKSLTQPAIEIKTC; from the coding sequence ATGATTGGTAAAATTGACAAGTTCTTTCTCAAAAAAGAGACAAAGAAAAAAGAAAAGCAGCCTAGGCAAAAAAGAAAGAAAAGCTACCATTTCAAGCCTGAAGGGGTGACACTTGGTAGTATTACACCTATTAAGCGGCTACCCGAGTTTAAGCTACGGAAAACGACAGGAAGGGGAGTGAAAGAACTTAAGCTAAAAGATGGAGATCAAACTTACGACCTGCTTAAAAAGCTTTATCCACAAGATTTAGCGCAAGAGTACTTTATTGTTTTTTTTCTGTCCAAATCGGGTGAAATCATAGGATATTCAAAGCATTCTATCGGCACCACAAATTCTACAAGCGTAGATGTTAAGCTTATAACCGCACAGGCGCTTAAATCTCTGTCAGAAGGTGTAATCGTATCGCATAACCATCCATCCGAGGTGGCTCGGCCATCTGAAGCAGATAGAAAAATAACAGCGAAGCTAAGGCAAGCACTCGACTTGTTCAACATTGTCCTGGTCGATCATCTAATCTATACGGACAGACACGGCTACTACTCCTTTTTTGAACAAGGCGAAAAATCACTAACACAACCAGCAATTGAGATAAAAACATGCTAA
- a CDS encoding outer membrane beta-barrel protein, which translates to MKRKFILSLAAVLGFAAASQAQLTVKPTAGISITDFSKDSKGTSSKAKVGYQAGAAITYGSRYYVESGVFYSVKNTEFSTSDGTNKINRDALIKGIRVPLTVGAYVIGDTQSFLGVRAFGGGSGYYVLSTGKDVNKSDLTRMNWGAQAGIGVDVWKFFAEASYEWSLTNVQKDIKAIDLGKQRTIFIQAGLKFTL; encoded by the coding sequence ATGAAACGCAAATTTATTTTATCGCTAGCTGCAGTACTAGGTTTTGCCGCCGCTAGCCAAGCACAGCTTACAGTTAAGCCTACCGCAGGTATCAGCATCACCGACTTCTCGAAAGATTCTAAAGGAACATCGAGCAAGGCAAAAGTTGGATATCAAGCGGGTGCTGCCATCACTTACGGAAGCCGCTACTACGTAGAGTCTGGCGTTTTTTACAGCGTAAAAAACACCGAATTTTCGACTTCTGACGGCACTAATAAAATCAACAGGGACGCCCTAATTAAAGGAATCAGAGTTCCGCTAACTGTAGGTGCCTACGTTATTGGCGATACCCAATCATTCCTAGGAGTACGCGCATTTGGAGGTGGCTCGGGATACTACGTGCTATCAACAGGAAAGGATGTCAACAAGTCTGATTTGACCCGCATGAACTGGGGCGCACAGGCTGGTATCGGTGTCGACGTATGGAAATTCTTTGCCGAAGCATCGTACGAGTGGTCGCTAACCAACGTACAAAAAGACATTAAAGCCATCGATCTAGGCAAACAGCGCACAATATTTATCCAAGCAGGTTTAAAATTTACCCTTTAG
- a CDS encoding helix-turn-helix domain-containing protein has protein sequence MLKLNIPRALVIKGITSSFTELKRMGFKHNKAFYLFKGNVQRLDLYDLEVICRELNCTPNDLLEWSPWKHDRGLEPGHALLSLRREQAAVGLVNLVKGLPVERMEEIEKMIYEIIKKPSTASP, from the coding sequence ATGCTAAAGCTAAACATCCCGCGAGCGCTCGTTATTAAAGGCATCACCAGCTCGTTCACCGAGCTAAAAAGGATGGGATTTAAGCACAATAAGGCCTTCTACCTTTTTAAGGGCAACGTACAGCGGCTAGATCTGTACGACTTGGAGGTTATTTGCCGCGAGCTGAACTGCACGCCCAACGATTTGCTGGAGTGGTCGCCATGGAAGCACGACCGTGGGCTGGAGCCGGGCCATGCGCTGCTATCGCTTAGGCGCGAGCAGGCCGCCGTTGGGCTGGTGAACCTCGTAAAGGGGCTCCCCGTAGAGCGGATGGAAGAGATAGAAAAGATGATATACGAGATCATAAAAAAGCCCTCCACAGCAAGTCCTTGA
- a CDS encoding DUF2971 domain-containing protein: MDDSLKLYHYTKVDTLLRYILPGLKLRMNSLINSNDPTELLLAETKAGSNSVGDRLLDVKSLSFCADGDGATSLRGYEIQPMWVSCAECWGGVCLEIDYYKLIANNLKIIGRHNVRHKRMVYADSSHKSGEILENFLHMNARRKSVELDEYVQSLLNNSNFVDERFFTKDRSWSHEQEFRFIALENYDEDVVFNLEGAVTAIILGSRFNVQLYPIIRDLVKEHGMDPDVIRKGAIDVKGCINELETYKSHYRANKVSAKKQKKKELDEEILNCIRDVQKSLLR, encoded by the coding sequence ATGGACGATTCATTAAAACTTTATCACTATACAAAAGTTGATACGCTGCTTAGGTATATCCTTCCGGGTCTAAAGTTGAGGATGAACTCTCTTATTAACTCCAACGATCCGACAGAGCTGCTTCTTGCCGAGACTAAGGCTGGTAGCAATAGCGTTGGCGATCGTTTGCTGGATGTAAAAAGCCTGTCGTTTTGTGCCGACGGCGACGGCGCTACCTCTTTACGAGGCTATGAGATTCAGCCGATGTGGGTAAGCTGCGCCGAGTGTTGGGGTGGTGTGTGCCTCGAAATTGACTACTACAAGCTGATCGCAAATAACCTAAAAATTATTGGACGCCATAACGTGCGACATAAGCGTATGGTTTATGCCGATTCATCTCACAAGAGCGGTGAGATTCTCGAAAACTTTCTGCATATGAATGCCCGCCGTAAGTCGGTGGAACTTGACGAGTACGTGCAGTCGCTTCTCAATAACAGCAATTTTGTGGATGAGCGCTTCTTTACAAAAGATCGTTCGTGGAGCCACGAGCAGGAGTTCCGATTTATAGCTCTCGAAAATTACGACGAGGATGTTGTCTTTAATCTCGAAGGGGCTGTAACGGCCATCATATTGGGCTCGCGATTTAACGTGCAGCTCTACCCCATTATTCGCGATTTGGTAAAGGAGCATGGGATGGATCCGGACGTTATCCGCAAGGGGGCCATTGATGTAAAAGGGTGCATTAACGAGCTCGAAACCTACAAAAGCCACTATAGGGCAAACAAGGTTAGCGCCAAGAAGCAGAAAAAGAAGGAGCTCGACGAGGAAATCTTAAATTGTATTCGCGACGTCCAAAAGTCGCTGTTGAGGTAG
- a CDS encoding acetyl-CoA hydrolase/transferase family protein, translating into MRYKLISAEEAASFVNNGDIVGFSGFTPAGAPKVVPGAIAAKAREEHAKGNEFKIGVVTGASTGDSLDGELARANAVLFRTPYQSNGDLRSSLNKGQAQYFDMHLSQLPQELRYGFLGKVKVAIIEAADVTDNGEILLTSGVGITPTIANLADVIIIELNSRHPKTLLGMHDIYEPLDPPYRREIPIYTVKDRAGSPYLKVDPSKIVGIVETNAADEVGGFAPVDPTTAKIGDNVAEFLAAQIKNGTIPKEFLPIQSGVGNIANAVLGSLGANPDIPAFSMYTEVIQDAVIGLMKQGNVSFASGCSLTVTNDVLNDIYANMDFFKDKLILRPQEISNNPEVARRLGLITINTALEADIFGNINSTHVLGSKMMNGIGGSGDFTRNAFFSIYTCPSTAKGGAISTIVPLVSHHDHSEHSVKVLITEQGVADLRGKSPCERAQTIIENCVHPDYKQLLWDYVKKGGTAHTPHSLASAFNMHVEFAKSGDMRKTEW; encoded by the coding sequence ATGCGCTATAAGTTGATCTCTGCAGAAGAGGCCGCATCATTTGTGAACAACGGCGATATTGTTGGTTTTAGTGGATTTACACCAGCAGGTGCGCCAAAGGTAGTTCCTGGTGCAATTGCAGCAAAAGCTCGCGAAGAGCATGCTAAGGGTAACGAATTTAAGATTGGAGTAGTAACAGGTGCTTCTACTGGCGACTCGCTAGACGGAGAGCTAGCCCGTGCTAACGCCGTTCTTTTCCGCACCCCTTACCAGTCTAACGGCGACCTTCGCTCGTCGCTAAACAAGGGACAGGCTCAATACTTCGACATGCACCTTTCTCAGCTACCACAGGAGCTTCGTTACGGATTTCTTGGTAAGGTAAAGGTGGCCATCATCGAAGCGGCCGATGTTACCGATAACGGAGAAATCCTACTAACCTCTGGCGTTGGTATCACCCCAACCATTGCCAACCTTGCTGATGTTATCATTATTGAGCTTAACAGCCGCCACCCAAAGACCCTTTTGGGCATGCACGACATCTACGAGCCGCTAGATCCACCTTACCGTCGCGAGATTCCAATCTACACCGTAAAGGATCGTGCCGGATCGCCATACCTAAAAGTTGACCCAAGCAAGATTGTAGGGATCGTGGAAACCAACGCTGCCGACGAAGTGGGCGGATTTGCTCCTGTAGACCCAACAACCGCTAAGATTGGCGACAACGTAGCAGAGTTCCTTGCTGCACAAATTAAGAACGGAACCATTCCTAAGGAGTTCCTTCCAATCCAGTCGGGTGTAGGTAACATTGCCAACGCAGTACTTGGATCGCTTGGCGCCAACCCAGACATCCCCGCCTTTAGCATGTACACCGAGGTGATTCAGGATGCCGTTATCGGCCTAATGAAGCAAGGCAACGTATCGTTTGCCAGCGGCTGCTCGCTAACGGTTACCAACGATGTGCTAAACGACATCTACGCCAACATGGACTTCTTTAAGGATAAGCTTATCCTTCGTCCACAAGAAATATCAAACAACCCTGAGGTTGCCCGCCGCCTAGGTTTGATTACCATCAACACCGCATTGGAGGCCGACATCTTCGGAAACATCAACAGCACCCACGTTCTTGGCTCTAAGATGATGAACGGTATTGGAGGATCAGGCGACTTTACCCGTAACGCCTTCTTCTCGATCTATACCTGCCCATCAACAGCCAAGGGAGGCGCCATCTCTACCATCGTTCCGCTGGTTAGCCACCACGACCATAGCGAGCACTCGGTTAAGGTTCTTATCACCGAGCAGGGAGTTGCCGACCTTCGTGGAAAGTCGCCATGCGAACGCGCACAAACCATCATCGAAAACTGCGTACACCCCGACTACAAGCAGCTGCTTTGGGATTACGTTAAGAAGGGTGGTACCGCACATACCCCACACTCGTTGGCTTCGGCTTTCAACATGCACGTGGAGTTTGCCAAGAGCGGCGACATGCGTAAAACCGAATGGTAG